CTTCGTTTCCATGTGAGACAGTTGATTTAGAGCAGGTAACACGTTTGATTCTGCCAGGTGCTTTTCACTCGCAATTTTGCTAGGCTTAAAACACCCCGCAAACAAGATTTTCAAGAGCTGTAGACAACTTCATTCCATGTGACACATTTGATTAAGAGTAGGGGTTGCAGTATGTTAGGTAACTTGCAGGGTGAGTTTCACCTAGCAATATTTGAATATTCAAAAACTTGGAGGATGAAATTCACCTGGCAAATATTTTGAGATACCATGTTAAATGCACAACGCAAATAGTAacgtatataataaaaatatatatttatattattctaaatattaaaattaatatttaaaataatatatatataataaataatttaaattcaaatattttaaaaaaatactaaatatataattaattctaaatatttaaattcatacttaatataaagaaattcatacttaatataaagaaattcataattaatctaaaatatttaaattcaaaataatattcacTTAGGATATGagtcgtccgtgttattttcgtTTTCTTCATCATTCTTGTCTACTACTCCTTGGTTACCAACCGCTCCAaatctcccccccccccccccccccccccccccaccacCATATTATTGTTGAAATAATTGTTGCATTTGTTTTTGCACTTGTTGTTGAATTTGTTATTGTGTAAGCATTATTTGCTTTTGTGAAAGTCTCAATGCTTCCTCCAACTCCATTTGTTTGTTTCTCAATGTTTCATTTTCACGTGCTGCTTCACTCTGAGCTAGTTTTATGCTTGTTCAAGTCACATGAGTTTGGTGTTATTGAAACTTTTGCTTGTAGTCAGAATAAAGATAATTACTAGACCACTAAGATTTAGACCATGATTATTCTTATTATTCTTACTATAATCACCTAAACCAAGTTTATTAGCATTCCAACTACACTAGTGTGTTTAAACACTAGTACTAAAATTAAATCTGTCATAATAACTAACTTAGCTTTTATAGAGGATAAGAGAAACCACATGCATAAGCATAACTCTTCAAGGGTCCATCATTCCTTAACATTTCTTAATAAAGTATTAGAGATTTCAAACAGTAACCTTCTACAAACACCTTTTCTGATATTGCTTTACAttataaataattgtttttatctcTAATGAGAAGTAAAATTAACCAGAGATCAAAATTAAAACATAGAGAAGAAATACTAATATCATCTTACTTGAGTATCTCTAGCACGGTCGTCGCAATACTCTCCATCACTTCCCCGATTAGTTCTCTCGTGAAGCTCTTACATTAATGGAGTTCTTCTCTTAGCCACAGCCTAATCAACAAATTTCTAAAATATCATATCCAAATCAGTTCATTAATATAAAGTTCaataaaaatgaataatttaaaCTACTTCAAACAATCAATTACAAATAAATTAATCCATATGTGTACTTTAATAATGGGTTgcatgaagaaaatgaaaagaaaccCAACAACTATTATATtaaaacacaacaacaaaaagaaatttgaatccaaCAACTTTACAATGAGTCTTGATGTGTTGATTTGTAGAAAAatgggatttttagggtttttgtgtgGTTTGCGGTGGGTTGTTCGTGAAAATGAGAGAGAGAATGAGAACATGGTATTTGTactgaaattgggaaatggaAATGAAGAAGTGTGATTATTAGAAAATTTTTGCGAGGTGAGTAACACCAAACAAATATTTTTGACGTTGAGACTTGCGGCATGCTACTCACCCCGCAACCTCCGTGTCTAACACATGTCCCCACTACTCTGTACCATCATTAATTTCCAGATTTATTTTTcccccaattttattagaaaactTTTGTAGCGGTAACCACTTCGCAAAAAACAGAGTCGTTGCACTCCACCCTGTAACCTATGTGTCTAACAAAGCACCCCTGCTACTCTGTACCATCATTAATTGCTAAACTtatttttctccaaaattttcaaaaaaaaaaaaaacttgcgaAGTGGTCCTTACCTCGCAACGCACAAAAGCGTTGAGACTTGCAGGGTGTTTTGTACTTCGCAACTTTTTTGTCAGTAAAATCACCAACCGTTCACCTGCCACCCTGACTTTTCAGTAAatgtaatatttgatttttcaataatttttgtaaaacattGTTCCGGGGTGATTGACACTCTGCAAccctttttttatttcaaaatttcaaactttccTTCATACGTTGCGAGATGGaaaaacatttatatatattttttaaaaaaacttggtTGAAATTTGGTTTGCACCCTGCAACTGCAATAATTTGTGAGGTGTATGTCACCTGACAAACTCACACAACTAATCATcacttttcttgtagtgaatgTTCATTACAAAGAGAATCAAGAAAGATTACATTGTTTTCGACTTAACTTTGGTTCTATTAGTcgatttttcttttttgaaacatTCTCAATTCTTTGGCAGAATGCTTTAATTTTGTTGTTCTATTGAAGATACAATTCGGACAATTGAAGTTAAATAGCACTGTGGTACGTATAGGTGTGTCGCTATTAACTGTATTTTACAATATTTCTATgcttttcttcattttttgtcTTAGTCATTTCCTAGCTTCGATATCACaacttttataataaaatacCATTAACTTTATCTGATTTTGATCATTTTTAAATAGATAACTAATATTTTCTCTcggtttattttttttcaatagatAATGATATTCATTGAAACCAAAGGATACAAACGACTAAAAGAACAGCTACCTCTTCAAacatgaaagaggatgaaacatTAACTACTCTAAACTATTTCCAAGACGATAGCACTATAGCAGTAACACACTCGTCAAAACTAAAGATGCTAATTAATCCAATTACGAGAAtagataaatttaaaacaaagaagaaacgGAAGTCcccaatttaaaaattataatagataaattaaaaaaagCAGTAAGAGTTGGAATATGAAGCGTGGTCCCTGGCCACATTTCTCTTGGTTGGACGTCAAAGCCAAAGAAATATGTGatatatttttttggttaaaaccataaatttaaattaaagcaTCTAGTGGAAAAAATTGTATTTCGATGAATTAGTTCATCAAGataaatttttgttaaaaaatacagtatttatagtattttttttataagaatagAAACACTGGAAAAATTGGTCCATAATAGGGGAATCATACATGCTATGTTAAAAATAGAGAAACTCCACTatatttaattaggttttttaattAGTCTATTAAAGATTAAAATAGACATAGACATGGTTACCAATATAACATTAACATGGACACATAATCTtcaacaaaaataaagaaaataaaaatattcatctTAACTTTATGTGTAGGCATGAGACCCCAACATATACCTTTATAATATAAAGTGTTACTAATGAGATTTGGTTGAAAACTTATAAAGCATATAATGCTTATAAGCCTTTTCTTTGGTCACAATAGTTGAAGGAAAATCAGGATGATTAACAGAATCAGGAAAAGCTTGACTCTCCAAACACAGTCCAGCATGAGCTTTATACACATATCCATTTTTACCCTTCACATCCTTAATATAGTTCCCAGTATAAAACTGCAAACCAGGGGCATTTGTGTAAAGTGTCAAAACCCTACCAGATTTCTTGTCATGCACTTTTGCTGCTAGTTTaatcttttttcctttttctccATCCAACACATAGTTAATGTCATAACCCTTAGTTTCAGCTAATTGGTTGATTCTGCTTCCAATAATCTGTGGTTTGAGAAAATCATAAGCTGTTCCTTTCACATAAGCAAATTTTCCTGTAGGGATTAGTTTGCTATCAACAATTGTGATTTTTGAACCAAAGATTTGTATTACTTCATTGAGAATGTTGCCACTGTTTTGGCCTCCAATGTTCCAATATGCATGGTTTGCTAAATTCACTGGGGTTGGTTTGTTGAGAGCTTTTGCTTTCATTATTATGACCAATTGATTTTTTCCAGTTAGAGTGTAGCTCAAAGTTGCAATGAGGTCACCAGGAAATcctaaaatataaataaa
The Vicia villosa cultivar HV-30 ecotype Madison, WI linkage group LG6, Vvil1.0, whole genome shotgun sequence genome window above contains:
- the LOC131608809 gene encoding uncharacterized protein LOC131608809 — translated: MSKIFVVFLCVFIVGFGFGNGSVEKEEIGIFELKKGDVSLKVTNWGASIVSLVLPDKKGKLDDVILGYDSIKEYTNDSTYFGATVGRVANRIGGAQFNLNGKHYKLVANEGNNTLHGGSRGFSDVIWKVKRYQREGPSPIVTFTYHSFDGEQGFPGDLIATLSYTLTGKNQLVIIMKAKALNKPTPVNLANHAYWNIGGQNSGNILNEVIQIFGSKITIVDSKLIPTGKFAYVKGTAYDFLKPQIIGSRINQLAETKGYDINYVLDGEKGKKIKLAAKVHDKKSGRVLTLYTNAPGLQFYTGNYIKDVKGKNGYVYKAHAGLCLESQAFPDSVNHPDFPSTIVTKEKAYKHYMLYKFSTKSH